The Oncorhynchus nerka isolate Pitt River linkage group LG15, Oner_Uvic_2.0, whole genome shotgun sequence genome contains the following window.
ACAGATGATGTAAACAAATGACATTCTCTTTAGGACATAAATAAGTTAAAAGTAGTTAGAACCATTAAAGAAGAAACAAGGCAACATGCCAACAAACAAAGATaaactctttatatatatatttatatatactacCTTTAAGAAATACTATTTATTTATGGGTTCCCTCTTTTCCAACAGGTGCAAATCTACTGTGCAAGTTGAGCCCTACAAACTTGATCTCATTTATAAATACATCTTTACACGTTAAGCACATGCCACACAGGGAACTCACAGACAGGTGGATCGGTTGTCTTTAAAGTCGCAGTCCACAGCACTTCCTACCGACCCACCCAATCAAATCATTCAACTAAAATGTTTTGGAAAACAATTTAAATAAAAACGTTGGGTAAAGTACATTCATGCAGGAgcaataaaaatgtttttatgtAAATTCAAACTATTATCAATATAGTCATTGTTATTGTGGAGTAAGGTTATGTTTAGATATAGTCATTGTTAGTGTGGAGTAAGGTTATGATTAGATATAGTCATTGTTATTGTGGAGTAAGTTTAGGTTAGACCGGTTTTCACTCCTCCAAGGTCTTTCTGGTTCTCTACTTTACTGCTGCTAGaaacatggttcagtcagtcagcagtgcgcacacacacacacacacacacacacacacacacacacacacacacacacacacacacacacacacacatacataccgtacagacacgcacacacacactcaggtcaTGTGCGTTGACTTTGTTGCCCTTTCTGATTGTATAGCTGTAGTAGTATGCTTTCTCCAGGTAcagcagagacaggagacaggagacaggaaacATCAGGAGACATCaggagacagcaggagacagcaggagacagcaggagacaagagcaggagacaggagacatcagGAGACATCAGGAGACATCAGGAGACAGCAGGAGACACCAGGAGACACCAGGAGACATCAGGAGACAGCAGGAGACACCAGGAGACACCAGGAGACATCAGGAGAAAGAGGAAGGTATCCAAACTGCAGACCAATGATGTCTCCATGAGACTGCAAGACGGAAGTCTCCAAACTGCAGTGTGGGAGCCACCAGGCTGCAGTAAGTAAGTTCTCTACCAGGCCTGAAGACAAAGGCTTCCAGTGGGGAGCTGTCAGAGGGACACTGCTCTGCCAGAGGGACATCTCCAAAGCTGCAGAGGTCTCCACCAGCCAGCTGCTGGCCACTAGAGGGAGGTCTCCAGACTGTGCAGTGGGCTGGCTGGGCCGGAGGATGCAGCTGATTTACTGGTGGTGTCGATGGTGAGGTTGATGCCGCTGTCCACGGCGTTGTTGTTCTTGTTGGGGGACTGGGGCTGGCTGCCTGTCTGGGGCTGGTGGGTGTTCCTCAGCGATGGGTCCTCCTCTAAGTCAGTGTCATCAATCAGGGGGATGTGGGGGGTGGAGTCCTCTATCCTAAACTCTGGGTGGGTCATGAAGTTGTGGATGGACGGTCTGGAGTCTGGTTTCTCAAGGCCTTCGTAGAGAGAGCTACGGAATGCGTTCACGACCCGAATCTGTGtgtaggggggtgggggggggggggggggacgacaCACGAGAGCAAATAAGAACCGTCACGAAAGATAGTCAGCTGAGGCAGGTAGTGATAGAGAACCGTCTGAGATAGtcagatggacagatagagatagagaaccCTCTGAGATagacagatggacagatagagagtgaggagaggcagaggagtggAACAGTGCAGTCCATGTTCAACTCACTCATTTGGATCAAAACACtgggaagtaaaaaaaaaaattacacaaAGATAAAGGCAACACTCATTATATGTTTACGTTAGGATCCAATGTTCGATATACCTATAAAGAGATAAGACACGTTAATAAAAAGAAATGTAAAGAGAAATTTAAAAAACACATGCAAGTTACAGAAGTCTGGTAACGGTAGGAGGAAAAAGTTAAGAGTTCAGAGAGACGTACCAGGACAAGGATGGGTAGACATCCATTGAGACTGTGAATGGATGACGAACATAAACATACAGGACGATATAGGCCCAGGtttatgtgggggggggggggggggtagatgaGGTGCCTTGTAAAGTGTAATAGTtttacaacaaaacaagacaatGGAAGCAGACCAGACGAGGAGTTTCAACCATCGAGACAACCAACA
Protein-coding sequences here:
- the LOC135559863 gene encoding plasma membrane calcium-transporting ATPase 2-like, translated to MKPHTLSAICPVRLKPGFIREEHTSPVAIEVVRPIRVVNAFRSSLYEGLEKPDSRPSIHNFMTHPEFRIEDSTPHIPLIDDTDLEEDPSLRNTHQPQTGSQPQSPNKNNNAVDSGINLTIDTTSKSAASSGPASPLHSLETSL